The Candidatus Thorarchaeota archaeon genome window below encodes:
- a CDS encoding urocanate hydratase, with amino-acid sequence MRLDLDVTQAMTLRLPDELPPDPVFDPRYRRAPSRGYELSESETVLAVKNALRYVPKKHHKKMAAEFLEELITRGRVYAYRYRPPGAIKARPVDEYKGILEARALQLMIDNNLDFDVALYPYELVTYGESGQVCQSWLQYRLIKLYLESMTEEQTLVVSSGHPVGLFPSSRDAPRVISTNGLMVGMFDTPTGFQRAAAMGVANYGQMTAGGWMYIGPQGIVHGTYITLLNAGRLYLKIPPDRDLSGKVFLTSGLGGMSGAQAKAIEIAGGVGVIAEVDKSRIETRSRQGWLKLSSDSLEQVFDWVEDHRASGRAVSIGYHGNVVDLWQYALDEGVQVDLASDQTSCHDVYGGGYTPQGVTFEEGRELLRSDRRRFRELVDSSLRKQFELISAMTRRGTHFWDYGNSFLKAVFDAGVTSVARNGRDTTEGFVFPSYVEDLMGPLCFDYGYGPFRWVCLSGRHEDLVTTDQTAMSCIDPHRRGQDRDNYVWIKNAERNQLVVGSQARILYADGEGRVKIALAFNRLVREGKVGPIMLGRDHHDVSGTDSPFRETANIRDGSNVMSDMAHQCWAGNAARGMTLVVLSNGGGVGTGKAINGGFGLVLDGSERVDRTIRVALDWDVVGGIARRAWARNPNAMETAAEWNRRADGAGHITLPYIPEEGLVEDMVRKRLERMP; translated from the coding sequence ATGCGTTTGGACCTTGATGTCACGCAGGCCATGACCCTGAGGTTGCCCGACGAGCTGCCCCCTGACCCTGTCTTTGACCCCCGTTATCGGAGAGCTCCAAGCAGAGGATATGAGCTGTCTGAGTCCGAGACTGTACTTGCAGTCAAGAACGCACTTCGGTACGTTCCCAAGAAGCACCACAAGAAGATGGCCGCAGAGTTCTTGGAAGAGCTCATCACACGGGGCAGAGTCTATGCCTACCGCTACCGTCCTCCCGGAGCCATCAAGGCACGTCCTGTTGACGAGTACAAGGGGATTCTCGAAGCACGAGCCCTTCAGCTGATGATTGACAACAATCTCGACTTCGATGTTGCCCTGTATCCATACGAGCTCGTGACGTACGGAGAGAGCGGACAGGTGTGTCAGTCATGGCTTCAGTACAGGCTCATCAAGCTCTACCTCGAGTCAATGACAGAAGAGCAGACGCTTGTTGTCAGTTCAGGTCATCCGGTTGGCCTCTTCCCTTCCAGTCGTGATGCACCACGCGTGATATCGACCAACGGACTCATGGTCGGGATGTTTGACACTCCTACAGGTTTCCAGCGGGCAGCCGCCATGGGTGTGGCCAACTACGGCCAAATGACAGCTGGCGGCTGGATGTACATAGGTCCCCAGGGCATCGTACACGGCACCTACATCACACTGTTGAACGCAGGGCGACTCTACCTGAAAATCCCTCCGGACAGGGACCTGAGTGGCAAGGTGTTCTTGACCTCTGGACTTGGCGGAATGAGCGGCGCTCAAGCGAAGGCAATTGAGATTGCTGGTGGCGTCGGAGTGATTGCCGAGGTTGACAAGAGTCGAATTGAGACTCGGAGCCGACAGGGTTGGTTGAAGCTCTCCTCCGACAGTCTTGAACAGGTATTCGACTGGGTGGAGGACCATCGAGCCAGCGGCCGTGCTGTATCAATCGGCTATCACGGGAACGTAGTGGACCTCTGGCAGTACGCTCTGGACGAGGGAGTGCAAGTGGACCTTGCCTCTGATCAGACTTCTTGTCATGATGTCTACGGTGGAGGGTACACCCCACAGGGGGTCACGTTCGAAGAGGGCCGAGAACTACTGCGCAGTGACCGGAGGCGATTCCGCGAGCTGGTAGACTCTTCCCTCCGGAAGCAATTCGAGCTCATCTCCGCAATGACCCGGCGGGGCACACACTTCTGGGACTACGGGAACAGTTTTCTGAAGGCCGTCTTCGATGCTGGAGTGACGTCAGTGGCACGAAACGGCAGGGATACAACTGAGGGCTTCGTGTTTCCGTCATACGTGGAAGACCTGATGGGTCCCCTCTGCTTCGACTACGGGTATGGGCCGTTCAGGTGGGTGTGTCTCTCAGGAAGACACGAGGACCTAGTGACCACCGATCAGACTGCGATGTCATGCATTGACCCGCACAGGAGAGGACAGGACCGTGACAACTATGTCTGGATTAAGAATGCTGAACGCAACCAGCTTGTAGTCGGGTCCCAGGCCAGAATCCTCTATGCTGATGGCGAAGGGCGAGTCAAGATTGCCCTTGCATTCAATAGGCTGGTCCGAGAGGGCAAGGTGGGCCCGATAATGCTTGGCAGGGATCATCACGATGTCAGCGGGACTGACTCTCCCTTCCGAGAGACCGCAAACATACGTGACGGCAGCAATGTGATGAGTGACATGGCGCACCAGTGCTGGGCGGGCAATGCTGCCCGAGGCATGACCCTCGTAGTGCTGTCGAATGGAGGTGGCGTGGGTACCGGCAAGGCCATCAACGGCGGATTCGGACTAGTGCTTGATGGCAGTGAGCGAGTGGACCGCACAATCCGTGTGGCACTGGACTGGGATGTGGTTGGTGGCATTGCCCGTCGTGCATGGGCTCGCAATCCCAACGCAATGGAGACCGCTGCTGAGTGGAACCGCAGAGCAGATGGTGCGGGACACATTACACTCCCCTACATTCCCGAGGAAGGCCTCGTGGAGGACATGGTCCGTAAGCGACTCGAGAGGATGCCCTGA
- a CDS encoding VOC family protein: MGGILFFRTKMLDKVVSFYVDALDMSIWLDQRDCVILRRDNLLIGFCSRDAADLCGIVTLYYSTQTEVDRMYQKLKHCAEGEPKTNQKYQIYHFLARGPEGRVIEVQQFLHPVDDL; this comes from the coding sequence ATGGGCGGCATTCTCTTCTTCAGGACCAAGATGCTTGACAAGGTGGTCAGTTTCTACGTCGATGCTCTGGACATGAGCATATGGCTAGACCAAAGAGACTGTGTGATACTGCGAAGAGACAACCTGCTCATAGGATTCTGCAGTCGAGATGCTGCAGACCTCTGTGGGATAGTGACACTTTACTACTCAACGCAGACCGAGGTCGACAGGATGTATCAGAAACTAAAGCATTGTGCAGAGGGGGAGCCCAAGACAAATCAGAAATACCAGATCTACCACTTTCTTGCAAGAGGTCCTGAAGGTCGAGTCATCGAGGTCCAGCAGTTTCTTCATCCAGTAGATGACCTATAG
- a CDS encoding imidazolonepropionase — protein MRTDLLLTHIGQLATLEGGSKRPRVGDSMRELGIVRDAAVAVSGGRFQAVGTTEEVVASLDEDPVLPEMDCHGMFAMPGFVDSHTHLVFAGSRENDFAMKLAGKTYLEILKAGGGILNSVTETRKATAEQLMRIAFSFGEEMVREGTTTIEVKSGYGLNTETEVKMLDVAAALGKMLPARIVATFLGAHAVPPEYEGRTDDYVDIVVSEMIPQVASRGLAQFCDVFCEKGVFDVEQSRRILLAAKKAGMKLKVHADEIVQLGGAGLAAELGATSADHLLRASEDDLEAMRKAGTIATLLPATAFSLNTEYANARKMIDMGLPVALATDFNPNCANSSMFFTLALACYKMRMFPREAITAATVNAAHALALQQEVGSVEVGKRADLIVLECPSPEYLSYRFGMNLVHTMIANGEVVHSRIGT, from the coding sequence TTGAGAACCGACCTGCTATTGACTCACATTGGTCAGCTTGCGACCCTAGAGGGAGGAAGCAAGAGACCGAGAGTAGGAGACAGTATGAGAGAGCTCGGAATAGTCAGAGATGCAGCAGTAGCTGTATCAGGCGGCAGGTTCCAGGCGGTCGGAACGACCGAGGAGGTGGTTGCATCACTGGATGAAGACCCAGTCCTCCCAGAGATGGACTGCCATGGCATGTTCGCAATGCCGGGATTCGTCGACAGCCACACACACCTTGTGTTCGCCGGGTCAAGGGAGAACGACTTCGCCATGAAACTGGCTGGAAAGACGTATCTTGAGATACTCAAGGCGGGAGGCGGAATACTAAACAGTGTCACCGAGACCAGAAAGGCCACCGCAGAGCAGCTGATGAGGATAGCGTTCTCCTTTGGAGAAGAGATGGTCAGAGAGGGCACCACGACGATAGAGGTGAAGTCCGGATACGGTCTGAACACCGAGACAGAGGTCAAGATGCTGGATGTCGCGGCAGCTCTGGGCAAGATGCTTCCGGCCCGGATAGTAGCCACATTCCTCGGTGCTCATGCTGTGCCGCCAGAGTACGAGGGTCGCACCGATGACTATGTGGACATCGTGGTCAGCGAGATGATACCTCAAGTCGCATCCAGAGGCCTTGCTCAGTTCTGTGATGTCTTCTGCGAGAAGGGAGTATTCGATGTGGAACAGTCAAGACGGATACTTCTCGCGGCCAAGAAGGCCGGGATGAAGCTCAAGGTGCATGCCGATGAGATAGTTCAGCTGGGAGGGGCAGGTCTTGCTGCCGAGCTGGGTGCCACATCCGCAGACCATCTCCTGAGGGCATCAGAGGACGACCTTGAGGCAATGAGAAAAGCAGGGACCATCGCGACATTGCTCCCCGCAACCGCCTTCAGCCTCAATACCGAGTATGCAAATGCGCGCAAGATGATAGACATGGGCCTGCCTGTAGCACTTGCAACAGACTTCAATCCGAACTGCGCTAACAGCTCGATGTTCTTCACTCTTGCGCTCGCATGCTATAAGATGAGGATGTTTCCGAGAGAGGCAATAACCGCAGCCACAGTCAACGCAGCCCACGCACTTGCACTTCAGCAGGAGGTGGGTAGCGTGGAGGTGGGCAAACGGGCAGACCTCATCGTGCTGGAGTGTCCTAGTCCAGAGTACCTGTCCTACAGGTTCGGAATGAACTTGGTTCACACCATGATTGCGAATGGGGAAGTCGTGCACTCAAGGATTGGAACATGA
- the hutH gene encoding histidine ammonia-lyase, translating into MDVDGEHLTIESVVKVAREGAQVRLAEAARERVLQSRRVIERAISEGRTVYGVNTGFGDLAHVSIAPDDLARLQVNLIRSHSVGVGEPFPPEVVRGMMLLRANALSKGFSGVRVDVVETLLAMLNRGVTPVVPQMGSVGSSGDLAPLSHMVLVMIGEGEAFYRGKRMDGRSAMNKAGIVPLELQAKEGVALINGTQPMTSVGALAVHDAMDLMRNAVIAACMSLEALRGTRVALDERIHNVRPHRGQHDVASAMLCLLSDSEINRSHANCGKVQDAYSLRCAPQVLGASLDAIRYVRDVIATEINSATDNPLVFTEGNAVMSGGNFHGQPIALAMDFLGIALSEMANIAERRVNRLVDPKLSGLPAFLTRESGLESGMMIAQYTAAALVSENKVLAHPASVDSIPTSAEQEDHVSMGTIAARKARQILENVRNVVAIEYLCATQGMDLLLPLKSSPALETARDVIRKSVPFVEDDRPLSADIVKIREIMDSGQVVKAVESTVGPLLRQ; encoded by the coding sequence ATCGATGTTGACGGTGAGCATCTGACCATCGAGTCGGTGGTGAAGGTTGCCAGAGAGGGTGCTCAGGTCCGACTGGCTGAGGCTGCCAGGGAACGAGTCCTGCAGAGCAGACGTGTGATAGAGCGTGCCATATCCGAGGGACGCACAGTCTATGGTGTCAATACTGGATTCGGTGACCTTGCGCATGTGTCCATTGCCCCGGACGACCTAGCGCGTCTCCAGGTGAACCTGATACGCAGTCACAGTGTAGGGGTCGGCGAACCGTTCCCGCCTGAAGTGGTACGGGGCATGATGCTTCTGAGGGCGAACGCACTCTCAAAGGGTTTCTCAGGAGTTCGTGTGGATGTGGTGGAGACCCTGCTTGCCATGCTCAATAGGGGAGTGACTCCCGTAGTGCCTCAGATGGGCTCTGTGGGGTCAAGTGGCGACTTGGCACCCCTGTCGCACATGGTTCTCGTCATGATTGGTGAAGGTGAAGCATTCTATCGCGGGAAGAGGATGGACGGGCGTTCTGCAATGAACAAAGCGGGGATAGTGCCGCTTGAGCTTCAGGCCAAGGAGGGTGTCGCTTTGATAAACGGGACCCAGCCAATGACCTCGGTCGGTGCATTGGCCGTGCATGATGCCATGGACCTGATGCGCAATGCTGTCATTGCGGCCTGCATGAGCTTGGAAGCACTGCGCGGGACACGAGTCGCTCTTGACGAGCGCATACACAATGTGCGACCACACAGAGGACAGCATGATGTGGCCAGTGCCATGCTTTGCCTTCTGTCAGACAGCGAGATAAACCGGTCTCATGCCAACTGTGGAAAGGTGCAGGACGCCTACTCGCTCAGATGCGCTCCTCAGGTCCTCGGCGCCTCACTTGACGCCATAAGATACGTGCGGGACGTGATTGCCACCGAGATCAACTCCGCTACTGACAATCCACTTGTGTTCACAGAGGGCAATGCCGTCATGTCTGGCGGAAACTTCCACGGGCAGCCCATCGCCCTCGCGATGGACTTTCTTGGAATCGCCCTCTCAGAGATGGCCAACATAGCTGAGAGGAGGGTCAACAGGCTCGTGGACCCGAAGCTCAGTGGTCTGCCAGCTTTTCTCACCCGCGAGAGCGGTCTGGAATCAGGGATGATGATTGCTCAATACACTGCCGCAGCACTGGTCTCAGAGAACAAGGTCCTTGCCCATCCTGCGAGCGTGGACTCGATACCAACAAGTGCAGAACAAGAGGACCATGTCAGTATGGGGACGATAGCGGCGAGAAAGGCTCGTCAGATACTTGAGAACGTCCGGAACGTCGTAGCAATCGAGTACCTGTGTGCTACACAGGGCATGGACCTGCTACTCCCACTCAAGTCCTCCCCTGCGCTTGAGACTGCCCGGGATGTCATACGCAAGTCTGTGCCATTCGTTGAAGATGACCGGCCACTGAGTGCGGACATCGTGAAGATACGAGAGATCATGGACTCCGGTCAGGTTGTCAAGGCGGTAGAATCGACAGTGGGTCCACTGTTGAGACAGTGA
- a CDS encoding phosphoribosyltransferase, protein MVLLGHPVSNHQAFCDMKYLILSWQDVYNLTLQLSERIVESGYKPTVIVGIARGGWIPARILSDVLYANTMWNVRIEYYTDLGKRGREPRITQPLLVPLEGQSVLVVDEVADTGESLFHAIEHIKAQRVQEVRSAVLHLKETSRVIPDYYMQKVDAWTVYPWEVRESLIALVKKFKTDDPSLDLKQIRDKLVFEVGFEPTVADYFIKRL, encoded by the coding sequence ATGGTCCTTCTAGGCCATCCCGTGTCAAACCATCAGGCGTTCTGTGACATGAAGTACTTGATTCTGAGCTGGCAGGATGTCTACAACTTGACTCTGCAGCTTTCTGAGCGTATTGTCGAGAGTGGTTACAAACCCACAGTGATCGTGGGCATTGCGCGTGGAGGTTGGATTCCCGCAAGAATCCTATCTGATGTGCTCTACGCGAATACGATGTGGAATGTGCGGATTGAGTACTACACCGACTTGGGGAAGCGAGGTCGAGAGCCAAGAATCACCCAGCCGTTGCTGGTCCCGTTAGAGGGTCAGAGTGTCTTGGTTGTCGATGAGGTGGCCGACACTGGTGAGAGCCTATTCCATGCAATAGAGCACATCAAAGCACAGAGAGTCCAAGAGGTGAGATCGGCAGTGCTTCACCTGAAGGAGACCTCTCGTGTGATTCCCGACTACTACATGCAGAAGGTCGATGCTTGGACGGTCTATCCATGGGAGGTCCGAGAGTCACTCATCGCACTGGTGAAGAAGTTCAAGACGGACGACCCATCCTTGGACCTCAAGCAGATACGTGACAAGCTCGTCTTCGAAGTGGGATTCGAGCCCACTGTTGCCGACTATTTCATAAAGCGTCTCTAG